The nucleotide sequence GCAGGGCTACGTGCCCGCCGTGGCCAAGGAGCAGCGGTGGCTGCCCCGGCTCGCGCCGCGCCTGCCGTGCCCGGTGCCGCTCCCGGTCGCCGCGGGGGAGCCCGGCGAGGGCTACCCGTTCCCGTGGTCGGTGCTGCGCTGGGTCCCCGGCGAGACCGCGCTGGTGCGACTGCCGGCGGACACCGGCCCGCTGGCGCGCGACCTGGCCGGGTTCGTCCTCGCGCTGCAGGCCTGCCCCGCCGAGGACGGCCCCCTGGCAGGGGCCCACTCCTTCGCCCGGGGCCAGCACCCGTCCGTCTACGACGCCGAGGTGCGCCGCTCGCTTCCGCGGCTGCGCGGGCTGCCGGGGGCGGAGGATCTCGACGTCGACGCCCTGGCCCGGGTCTGGGACGGCGCCCTCGCCACCCGCTGGGACGGCCCGCCGCGGTGGTTCCACGGTGACCTGGCCGCGGGCAACGTCCTGGTCGGGGCCGACGACCGCCTGGCCGGCGTCGTCGACCTCGGCACGTGCGGCGTGGGCGACCCGGCGTGCGACCTCACGGTGGCCTGGACCGTGCTCGACCGGCCCGGGCGCGAGGTGTTCCGCGGCCTCGTGGGCGCCGACGAGGGCACGTGGGAGCGGGGCAGGGCCTGGGTGCTGTGGAAGGCGGCGCTGGTCGCCGCCGAGGAGCCCGGGAGCCGGGCGGTCGCGCTGGAGCTGCTGCGGCTGGTCCTGGTGCTGGACGAGCGGTAGGGGACCGGTCCCGGGCCGGGTGGCCCGGGACCGGTCCCCGGCGCTCAGAAGCCGTACGCCTCGCCCTCGTCGGTGATCAGGGCGTAGCCGGCACCGTCGGGGACGATGCCGTTGACGGTGAGGCCGCTGCCGCCGAGGCTGCCGCGGAAGGCCGCGTCGCCGAAGGTGAACACGCCGCCGTCGCGGGCCACGAGCCAGTAGCCGCCGCCGCTGGGGGTGGGGAGCAGCCCGATGATCGGCTGGTTGAGACGGAGCCCGCCGGTCGAGCCGCGGAACACCGCGTCGCCGTAGGTGAAGATGCCGCCGTCGGAGGCGACCAGCCAGTAGCCGGCGCCGGAGGGCGTGCCGCTCATGCCGACGACCGGACGGTTGAGCCGGATGTTGCCGGTCGAGCCGAAGAACCGGGCGTCGCCGTAGCTGAAGATGCCGCCGTCGGAGGCGACCAGCCAGTAGCCGTCGCCGCTGACCGTGGCGCTCATCCCGACGATGGGGCGGGTGAGGCGCAGGGTGTTCGCGCCGCCGAAGTAGTCGGCGCGGGCGCCGGCGGCGGCCCCGCCGTCGGCGTAGACGGCGCCGCGGGAGGTGACGGCCCAGCCGTTGCGGGTGAGGTCGTCCCCGTTGCAGGCGGTGCTGTTCTCCCACGCCCCGACGATGGCCGTGGTGCCGTCCAGTCCGCCCGGCAGGAAGAAGTAGGCGCTGTCGCCCTCGTCGACCGCGATCGGGATGTAGAGGCGCTCCCCGTCCTCGACCCCGGTGACGACGACACCCGGCTCGGGACGGAGGTCGGCGGCGGAGCGGGAGTCGCCGCCCGCCGGGCAGGAGAGCGGGACCGCGCTGGCGGGGGCGGCGCCGACGGCACCGACGGCGACGGCGGTGAGCAGGCCGGTCGCGCCGGCGGCGAGCACGCGTGCGGCTCGGGTGGTGAGGAAGGTCATCAGTGTCCGTCGCTCCCAGTCAGAGGGCGCCGTCGTGGCGCCGCGGGCCGAGTATCGACGCCGGAGCGTGACCGTGTCCTGGCTTTCGCGTGATCGGGGAACCACGGACGGTGCTCGTCCGTCTCATGGGTGGGGACGGGCACGGATGGATACCCTCGGGACCGGGTGATCACCCCGGTACCGGGCGAGGCTGAGCAGACGGCGGTGGACGCGGCATGAGCACTGACGCGCGGGGGCGCCACGTCCGCGACCCCCGCCACCCCCTCGTGTCCCTGCTGCTGCGCGGGCTCGCCACGGCCCTGGTCGCCGTCCTCGTCGTCGGCGTCACCGCCGGGGCGGTGCTCATGCGCCAGCTCGACGGCAACATCACCAGCGTCGACATCTCCGACCAGCTCGGCGACGACCGGCCCGAGGAGGCCGAGGAGAGCGTCGACTCCCTGACGATCCTCCTGATCGGGTCCGACACCCGTGACCTGGCGGACGCCGAGGAGTTCGGCGGGAACGGCGCGAGCCCGGGCCTGTCGGACACCACGATCGTCCTGCACCTGTCCGCGGAGCGGGACCGGGCGCAACTCATCAGCATCCCCCGCGACTCGATGGTGCAGGTGCCCGACTGCATCCTCGAGGACGGTTCGGTCGCCCCCGGTGGCTTCAAGCAGTTCAACTCCGCCTTCGCGACCGGCGGCGCGGCGTGCGTGCAGCGGACGATCGAGCAGACCACCGGTGTCGTCCCGGACCACTACGCGGTGGTCAACTTCGACGGGTTCCGGGCCATCGTGGACGCCCTCGGCGGTGTCGAGGTGTGCACGGTGGAGCCGATCGACGACCCCGTGTCCGGGCTGGTGCTCCCCGCCGGGACCTCGACGGTGGCCGGTGACCAGGCGCTCGCCTACGTCCGGGCCCGCAAGATCGGGAACGGGTCGGACATCGACCGCATCGGCCGTCAGCAGGCCTTCCTGTCCTCGATGGTGCAGGAGGTGACGAGCACCGGGCTGCTCGCCCGTCCCGACCGCCTCATCGGGGTGCTGGACGCCGGGACCAAGTCCCTGACGACGGACCCGGGCCTGGACAGCGTCACCGCCCTGGCCGGCATCGCCCGGTCCGTGCAGGGCCTGCCCACCGAGGACATCGTGTTCCTGACCATCCCCACCGTCCCGTGGTCGGAGAACGAGAACCGCGTCGTCTGGACCCCAGAGGCCGACCTGGTGTGGGAGGCGGTCCGCAACGACGCCCCGCTGCCCGGCCAGGAGCCGCCGCCCGCCGAGCCCTCCCCGGCGCCCTCGCCCGACCCGCTGACGGTCAGCCCGGACGCGGTCACCGTCGACGTCGCCAACGCCGGCGGGCCCGGGGGCGTCGCGGGCGAGGCCGCTGCCGACCTGCGCACCCAGGGCTTCGTCGTCGGCGCCGTGACGAACGGTACCGAGGACATCACCGGCGTCCGCGTGCTCGTCCCGGCGGGCCAGGACGAGGCCGCCCTCACGGTGGCCGCGGCGTTCCCCGGCGCCGAGGTGGTCCGCGACGACACCGTGGCCACCCTCACCGTGCTGCTCGGCGCCGATGCCCCCCGGGTCGTCGAGGTCCCCAACCGGCTGGGCACCGAGCCGCTGCCGCAGCGGGCCGCGCCGCAGGGCGCGACGCCGAGCATCGACGTCCGCGCCGCCGACGAGGACATCTGCGCCTAGGACCACCCCGTCACGGGATGGGGGCACGCCCGCCGACCCGTTACGCTGGCCCGGCACCTGGAGGCGTCGCCTAGTGGCCTATGGCGCCCGCCTGCTAAGCGGGTTGAGGGTTCAAGCCCTCTCGCGGGTTCAAATCCCGCCGCCTCCGCACCGAGCACCGGCCCGGTGTCCCCCCGTGGGACGCCGGGCCGGTCGCGTCGGGGGGCCTAGGGTCACGGGCATGAGCACCCTGGACGAGGTGGGCGAGCGGGCCGGCTGGCGGTGCTGGCTCTGCGACGAGCCCGTCGACGCCTCGCTGTCCAAGGACGACCCCCGCGGCGCGAGCATCGACAGCATCGCCGCCGCGGTGAAGGGGCGGAAGGCCGCGAAGGGTGAGGAGCGGCTGGCGCACCGGGCGTGCAACACGCGCAAGGGCGCCGTGAAGCCGGTCGTGCCGTGGCCGTCGACGATGTTCCTCGCCGACCCGGCCCCGCTCGTGGGCGTGGTCGAGCGGCTCGGCCGCAAGGGCGGCCGCGAGGTGGTGGCGCGCAGCCCCAGCCGTCAGGACGCCGAGGACGCGGGGACCTGGCTCGTCGACCGGCTGTCCCGGCTGGCCCCGGACCTGCGGGTCGAGACCGCGGTCGAGCCCGGCGGCGGGCAGTTCGTCCTGATGCTGCGGACCGTCTGACGAGTCCGGGCCAGCCCGACCCGCCCCGGCCGTGGCGGCCCGGGCCGGCTCTCACCAGCCCGGTCTGGCTCAGTCCAGCTCGGTCGCCAGCGACGGGTCCCGGTGGTGGGCCAGGCAGCGGTGCAGCTCCTCCTCGGTGACGCGCGACGTCGACAGCGGCGGCAGGTCGACGAGGGCGAACCAGCCGACG is from Aquipuribacter hungaricus and encodes:
- a CDS encoding aminoglycoside phosphotransferase family protein, coding for MGPPIDADLVRRLVAAQHPRWRHLPVRPVPVQGHDNRSYRLGEELIVRLPTEQGYVPAVAKEQRWLPRLAPRLPCPVPLPVAAGEPGEGYPFPWSVLRWVPGETALVRLPADTGPLARDLAGFVLALQACPAEDGPLAGAHSFARGQHPSVYDAEVRRSLPRLRGLPGAEDLDVDALARVWDGALATRWDGPPRWFHGDLAAGNVLVGADDRLAGVVDLGTCGVGDPACDLTVAWTVLDRPGREVFRGLVGADEGTWERGRAWVLWKAALVAAEEPGSRAVALELLRLVLVLDER
- a CDS encoding LCP family protein, coding for MSTDARGRHVRDPRHPLVSLLLRGLATALVAVLVVGVTAGAVLMRQLDGNITSVDISDQLGDDRPEEAEESVDSLTILLIGSDTRDLADAEEFGGNGASPGLSDTTIVLHLSAERDRAQLISIPRDSMVQVPDCILEDGSVAPGGFKQFNSAFATGGAACVQRTIEQTTGVVPDHYAVVNFDGFRAIVDALGGVEVCTVEPIDDPVSGLVLPAGTSTVAGDQALAYVRARKIGNGSDIDRIGRQQAFLSSMVQEVTSTGLLARPDRLIGVLDAGTKSLTTDPGLDSVTALAGIARSVQGLPTEDIVFLTIPTVPWSENENRVVWTPEADLVWEAVRNDAPLPGQEPPPAEPSPAPSPDPLTVSPDAVTVDVANAGGPGGVAGEAAADLRTQGFVVGAVTNGTEDITGVRVLVPAGQDEAALTVAAAFPGAEVVRDDTVATLTVLLGADAPRVVEVPNRLGTEPLPQRAAPQGATPSIDVRAADEDICA